In Citrobacter sp. RHB25-C09, the following proteins share a genomic window:
- the tyrB gene encoding aromatic amino acid transaminase — MFQKVDAYAGDPILSLMERFKEDPRSDKVNLSIGLYYNEDGIIPQLKAVAEAEARLNAESHGASLYLPMEGLNSYRHTIAPLLFGADHPVLQQQRVATIQTLGGSGALKVGADFLKRYFPDAGVWVSDPTWENHIAIFEGAGFSVGTYPWYDEATNGVRFNDLLAFLKTLPTRSIVLLHPCCHNPTGADLTPDQWDAVIEILKARDLIPFLDIAYQGFGAGMEDDAYAIRAIASAGLPALVSNSFSKIFSLYGERVGGLSVVCEDSETASRVLGQLKATVRRNYSSPPNFGAQVVATVLGDDALKADWLAEVESMRKRILAMRHELVAVLTTAIPGRNFDYLLKQRGMFSYTGLTSAQVDRLRDEFGVYLIASGRMCVAGLNSANVQRVAKAFAAVM; from the coding sequence GTGTTTCAAAAAGTTGACGCCTACGCTGGCGACCCGATTCTGTCGCTCATGGAGCGGTTCAAAGAAGATCCGCGCAGTGACAAAGTCAATCTCAGTATTGGTCTGTATTACAACGAAGACGGCATCATCCCGCAGCTCAAGGCTGTGGCCGAAGCCGAAGCCCGCCTTAACGCTGAGTCGCACGGTGCCTCGCTGTATCTGCCGATGGAAGGGTTAAACAGCTATCGGCACACCATCGCGCCGCTGTTGTTTGGTGCTGACCATCCTGTACTCCAGCAGCAGCGCGTGGCGACGATCCAGACGCTGGGCGGTTCTGGCGCACTGAAAGTGGGCGCGGATTTCCTGAAGCGTTATTTTCCTGACGCCGGTGTCTGGGTGAGCGATCCAACGTGGGAAAACCATATCGCGATTTTCGAAGGAGCCGGGTTCAGCGTCGGCACTTATCCGTGGTATGACGAAGCGACAAACGGCGTACGATTCAACGATCTGCTGGCGTTTCTGAAAACGCTCCCGACGCGCAGCATCGTGCTGCTGCATCCCTGCTGCCATAACCCCACCGGTGCGGATTTAACGCCCGACCAGTGGGATGCAGTGATCGAAATCCTGAAAGCGCGCGACCTGATCCCGTTCCTTGATATCGCCTATCAGGGCTTTGGTGCTGGAATGGAAGACGACGCCTACGCGATCCGCGCCATTGCCAGTGCCGGACTGCCTGCGCTGGTCAGCAATTCGTTCTCGAAGATCTTCTCTCTGTATGGTGAGCGCGTTGGCGGACTTTCCGTGGTCTGTGAAGACAGCGAAACGGCGAGTCGTGTACTTGGTCAACTGAAAGCCACGGTACGCCGGAACTACTCCAGCCCGCCAAACTTTGGCGCGCAGGTGGTGGCGACGGTGCTTGGCGATGACGCACTGAAAGCAGACTGGCTGGCAGAAGTGGAAAGTATGCGCAAGCGCATTCTGGCGATGCGTCATGAGCTGGTGGCAGTGCTCACGACAGCTATTCCGGGCCGCAATTTTGACTACCTGCTGAAGCAACGCGGCATGTTCAGCTATACCGGACTGACCTCAGCGCAGGTCGACCGTCTGCGCGATGAGTTCGGCGTTTACCTGATCGCCAGTGGACGTATGTGCGTGGCGGGACTGAATTCCGCTAACGTCCAGCGTGTCGCAAAGGCTTTCGCCGCCGTGATGTAA
- the alr gene encoding alanine racemase, translating to MQAATVVINRRALRHNLQRLRELAPASKLVAVVKANAYGHGLLETARTLPDADAFGVARLEEALRLRAGGITQPILLLEGFFEASDLPLIAEQHLQTAVHNEEQLAALESAEMVEPVTVWMKLDTGMHRLGVLPEEAEAFYQRLSQCKNVRQPVNIVSHFARADEPECGATERQLDIFNTFCEGKPGQRSIAASGGILLWPQSHFDWARPGIILYGVSPLENQSTGADFGCQPVMSLTSSLIAVREHKTGEPVGYGGTWISERDTRLGVVAMGYGDGYPRAAPSGTPVLVNGREVPIVGRVAMDMICVDLGPQATDKAGDPVILWGEGLPVERIAEITKVSAYELITRLTSRVAMQYID from the coding sequence ATGCAAGCGGCAACAGTAGTTATCAACCGCCGCGCTCTGCGACACAACCTGCAACGCCTGCGTGAACTGGCACCTGCCAGTAAGCTGGTTGCGGTCGTGAAAGCGAACGCCTACGGACACGGTTTGTTAGAAACCGCGCGAACGCTCCCCGATGCTGACGCTTTTGGCGTTGCGCGTCTCGAAGAAGCCCTGCGCCTGCGCGCGGGCGGGATCACGCAGCCGATCTTGCTGCTGGAAGGTTTTTTTGAGGCCTCCGATCTGCCGCTTATTGCCGAGCAGCACCTGCAAACTGCAGTGCATAACGAGGAGCAGCTTGCCGCGCTTGAATCCGCCGAAATGGTAGAACCGGTCACGGTGTGGATGAAACTCGACACCGGCATGCACCGTCTGGGCGTGCTTCCTGAGGAAGCCGAGGCCTTTTATCAGCGACTCTCGCAGTGTAAAAACGTACGCCAGCCGGTCAATATCGTCAGCCATTTCGCGCGTGCGGATGAGCCGGAATGTGGCGCAACCGAAAGGCAGCTCGATATCTTCAACACCTTTTGCGAAGGCAAGCCGGGGCAACGCTCCATCGCCGCGTCCGGTGGGATTTTGCTATGGCCGCAGTCGCATTTTGACTGGGCGCGTCCGGGGATTATTCTCTACGGCGTATCGCCGCTGGAAAATCAGTCCACCGGGGCTGACTTTGGCTGCCAGCCGGTGATGTCATTGACCTCCAGCCTGATCGCCGTGCGTGAGCACAAAACGGGAGAGCCGGTCGGATACGGCGGAACGTGGATCAGCGAGCGTGACACGCGTCTCGGGGTGGTTGCCATGGGCTATGGCGACGGTTATCCTCGCGCCGCCCCTTCTGGTACGCCGGTGCTGGTGAACGGGCGCGAAGTCCCGATTGTCGGACGTGTTGCCATGGATATGATCTGCGTGGATTTAGGCCCGCAGGCCACGGATAAAGCGGGCGACCCGGTCATTTTATGGGGTGAAGGTCTACCGGTTGAGCGCATTGCGGAAATCACCAAAGTTAGCGCTTACGAACTCATTACTCGCCTGACGTCGCGAGTAGCGATGCAATACATCGATTAA
- the dnaB gene encoding replicative DNA helicase — protein MAGNKPFNKQQTDVRDRDPQVAGLKVPPHSIEAEQSVLGGLMLDNERWDDVAERVVADDFYTRPHRHIFTEMGRLQETGSPIDLITLAESLERQGQLDSVGGFAYLAELSKNTPSAANISAYADIVRERAVVRDMIAVAHEIADAGFDPQGRTSEDLLDLAESRVFKIAESRANKDEGPKNITEVLDATVARIEQLFQQPHDGVTGVNTGYDDLNKKTAGLQPSDLIIVAARPSMGKTTFAMNLVENAAMLQDKPVLIFSLEMPSEQIMMRSLASLSRVDQTRIRTGQLDDEDWARISGTMGILLEKRNIYIDDSSGLTPTEVRSRARRIAREHGGIGLIMIDYLQLMRVPSLSDNRTLEIAEISRSLKALAKELQVPVVALSQLNRSLEQRADKRPVNSDLRESGSIEQDADLIMFIYRDEVYHENSDLKGIAEIIIGKQRNGPIGTVRLTFNGQWSRFDNYAGPQYDDE, from the coding sequence ATGGCAGGAAATAAACCCTTCAACAAACAACAGACTGATGTTCGGGACCGCGATCCGCAGGTCGCCGGGCTGAAAGTACCCCCGCACTCGATTGAAGCGGAACAGTCGGTGTTGGGTGGTTTAATGCTGGACAACGAGCGCTGGGACGACGTCGCCGAGCGCGTCGTAGCGGATGATTTTTACACCCGCCCGCATCGCCACATCTTCACCGAGATGGGGCGGTTGCAGGAAACCGGCAGTCCTATCGACCTGATTACGCTCGCGGAATCGCTGGAGCGACAGGGGCAACTGGACAGCGTCGGCGGTTTTGCCTATCTTGCCGAGCTTTCTAAAAACACGCCAAGTGCGGCGAACATCAGCGCTTATGCAGATATTGTGCGCGAACGCGCCGTTGTTCGTGACATGATTGCGGTCGCCCATGAAATTGCCGATGCGGGTTTTGATCCGCAGGGGCGTACCAGCGAAGATCTGCTCGATCTCGCCGAGTCTCGCGTCTTTAAAATTGCCGAAAGCCGTGCCAATAAAGATGAAGGCCCGAAGAACATTACCGAAGTGCTTGACGCTACCGTCGCACGTATCGAACAGCTCTTCCAGCAGCCGCACGATGGTGTTACGGGTGTAAACACCGGCTATGACGACCTCAACAAAAAGACCGCGGGTTTACAGCCGTCGGATCTGATCATTGTCGCGGCGCGTCCGTCGATGGGTAAAACCACGTTTGCGATGAACCTCGTCGAAAACGCGGCGATGTTGCAGGATAAGCCGGTGCTGATCTTCAGTCTCGAAATGCCCTCGGAACAGATTATGATGCGTTCTCTGGCATCGCTGTCCCGTGTGGATCAGACGCGTATTCGTACCGGTCAGCTCGACGATGAGGACTGGGCGCGCATTTCCGGCACGATGGGGATCCTGCTGGAAAAACGTAACATCTATATTGATGACTCTTCTGGCCTGACGCCGACGGAAGTGCGCTCCCGCGCGCGCCGTATCGCCCGTGAACACGGCGGCATCGGGCTTATCATGATCGACTACCTGCAGCTGATGCGCGTACCGTCGCTTTCCGACAACCGTACCCTGGAGATTGCGGAAATCTCCCGCTCGCTGAAGGCGCTGGCAAAAGAGCTCCAGGTGCCTGTAGTGGCGCTGTCGCAGCTTAACCGCTCGCTGGAACAACGTGCCGATAAGCGGCCGGTTAACTCCGACCTGCGTGAATCCGGCTCCATCGAACAGGACGCCGACCTGATCATGTTTATCTATCGTGACGAGGTTTATCACGAGAACAGCGACCTGAAAGGGATCGCGGAAATCATTATTGGTAAGCAGCGTAACGGCCCCATCGGTACGGTACGTCTGACCTTTAACGGACAGTGGTCGCGTTTCGACAACTATGCCGGTCCTCAATATGATGATGAATAA
- a CDS encoding quinone oxidoreductase produces MATRIEFHKHGGPDVLQVADFTPRDPSENEIQVENKAIGINFIDTYIRSGLYPPPVLPSGLGTEAAGIVSKVGSGVRHIKAGDRVVYAQSALGAYSSVHNVPADKVAILPDAISFEQAAASFLKGLTVFYLLRKTYEIKPDEPFLFHAAAGGVGLIACQWAKALGAKLIGTVGSAQKAQRALDAGAWQVINYREENIVERVKEITGGKKVRVVYDSVGKDTWEASLDCLQRRGLMVSFGNASGPVTGVNLGILNQKGSLYATRPSLQGYITNAEELTEASNELFSLIASGVIKVDVAESQKYALKDARRAHEVLESRATEGSSLLIP; encoded by the coding sequence ATGGCAACACGAATTGAATTTCACAAGCATGGTGGCCCTGATGTGCTACAGGTCGCGGATTTTACGCCGAGAGACCCATCAGAGAACGAAATCCAGGTAGAAAACAAGGCGATTGGCATTAACTTTATCGATACCTATATCCGCAGCGGGCTCTATCCACCGCCGGTCTTACCGAGCGGTTTAGGGACCGAAGCAGCGGGCATCGTTAGTAAAGTGGGCAGCGGCGTCAGGCATATCAAAGCCGGGGATCGCGTGGTGTATGCTCAATCAGCCCTCGGCGCCTACAGCTCGGTGCATAACGTGCCGGCCGATAAGGTCGCTATTTTGCCCGATGCCATCTCCTTTGAGCAGGCTGCGGCCTCTTTTCTTAAGGGGCTTACTGTCTTTTATCTGCTGCGCAAAACGTATGAAATAAAACCCGACGAACCGTTTCTGTTTCACGCAGCGGCGGGTGGCGTGGGGCTTATCGCCTGTCAGTGGGCGAAAGCGCTGGGGGCTAAACTGATTGGCACCGTCGGCAGCGCGCAAAAAGCGCAGCGGGCGCTGGATGCTGGCGCCTGGCAGGTGATCAACTATCGTGAAGAGAACATTGTTGAACGGGTTAAAGAGATCACCGGCGGTAAAAAAGTGCGGGTGGTGTATGACTCGGTTGGTAAAGACACCTGGGAAGCCTCTCTGGACTGTCTACAACGCCGTGGTCTGATGGTCAGCTTCGGCAACGCGTCCGGCCCAGTTACCGGTGTCAACCTGGGCATTCTGAACCAGAAAGGTTCACTGTACGCGACCCGCCCTTCTCTTCAGGGCTATATCACCAACGCCGAGGAGTTGACCGAAGCCAGTAATGAACTATTTTCACTGATTGCCAGCGGCGTGATTAAAGTGGATGTGGCGGAAAGCCAGAAATATGCGCTGAAAGATGCACGGCGCGCACACGAGGTCCTGGAGAGCCGGGCGACGGAGGGATCGAGCTTATTGATTCCTTAA
- the pspG gene encoding envelope stress response protein PspG: MLELLFILGFFFMLMVTGVSLLGILAALFVATVVMFLGGMLALMFKLLPWLLLVVAVVWVIKAIKAPKIPQYQRSNRWRY, encoded by the coding sequence ATGCTGGAACTACTTTTTATCCTGGGATTCTTTTTTATGCTGATGGTGACCGGCGTGTCGCTGTTGGGCATTCTGGCTGCGCTGTTCGTGGCAACCGTGGTGATGTTCCTTGGCGGCATGTTGGCGCTGATGTTCAAGCTGTTGCCATGGCTGCTGTTGGTCGTTGCTGTGGTGTGGGTCATCAAGGCGATTAAAGCGCCAAAAATCCCGCAATATCAGCGCAGTAACCGCTGGCGTTACTAG
- the dusA gene encoding tRNA dihydrouridine(20/20a) synthase DusA, which translates to MSPELQTAFPAHRFSIAPMLDWTDRHCRYFLRLLSRQTLLYTEMVTTGAIIHGKGDYLAYSDEEHPLALQLGGSDPSALAHCAKLAEERGYDEINLNVGCPSDRVQNGMFGACLMGNAQLVADCVKAMRDVVSIPVTVKTRIGIDDQDSYEFLCDFINTVSGHGECEMFIIHARKAWLSGLSPKENREIPPLDYPRVYQLKRDFPHLTMSINGGIKSLEEAKAHLEHMDGVMVGREAYQNPGILASVDREIFGATTADADPVAVVRAMYPYIERELSQGTYLGHITRHMLGLFQGIPGARQWRRYLSENAHKAGADIHVLEHALKLVADKR; encoded by the coding sequence ATGTCACCTGAATTACAAACAGCCTTCCCTGCACACCGTTTCTCCATCGCGCCGATGCTCGACTGGACCGACAGGCACTGCCGCTACTTTTTGCGCCTGCTGTCTCGCCAGACGCTGCTCTACACCGAGATGGTGACAACAGGCGCAATCATTCATGGCAAAGGCGATTACCTGGCGTACAGCGATGAAGAACATCCGCTTGCCCTGCAATTAGGCGGGAGCGACCCCTCTGCATTGGCGCACTGTGCAAAACTGGCGGAAGAACGCGGTTATGACGAGATCAACCTCAACGTGGGATGCCCGTCCGATCGCGTGCAGAACGGTATGTTTGGCGCCTGTCTTATGGGGAATGCACAACTGGTCGCTGACTGCGTGAAGGCGATGCGTGATGTGGTGTCGATTCCCGTGACGGTGAAGACGCGCATTGGCATTGACGACCAGGACAGTTACGAATTTTTGTGTGATTTCATCAATACGGTTTCCGGTCACGGCGAATGCGAGATGTTTATCATTCATGCCCGTAAGGCATGGCTTTCTGGCTTAAGCCCGAAAGAAAACCGCGAGATCCCACCGCTTGACTATCCGCGTGTCTATCAGCTTAAGCGAGATTTCCCCCATTTAACTATGTCCATTAACGGCGGCATTAAGTCCCTGGAAGAGGCGAAAGCGCACCTTGAACATATGGATGGCGTGATGGTTGGACGCGAAGCCTATCAAAACCCAGGCATTCTGGCCTCAGTGGATCGTGAAATTTTTGGCGCAACCACTGCGGATGCCGATCCGGTTGCCGTCGTGCGGGCCATGTACCCGTACATTGAGCGCGAACTGAGCCAGGGGACCTACCTTGGTCATATTACCCGCCATATGCTGGGCCTGTTCCAGGGAATACCGGGGGCGCGCCAGTGGCGTCGTTATCTGAGCGAAAACGCCCATAAAGCCGGGGCAGATATCCACGTCCTGGAACATGCGCTGAAGCTGGTTGCCGACAAACGTTAA
- a CDS encoding conjugal transfer protein TraF, producing the protein MNKNFNFSVVAVAVSFLVSQQANAANTWAEARNDAMGGTGVASAHYGSGVLINPALLAKAKPEDSITVILPAVGAQITDKDNLQDEIDDISDKIDYYDDVVDNLTPGDILLNPGGVLNQFQGAARDLADELEYLKGKTAHANAGAGLAVSIPNDVLSVAFVAKGYAHGRVSSSIDQGDIDYLRRIEGSDAYALVEAGRAALQGSDEITKHLNSTASGRAAIVSDYGVAVARQFEVGDVPLSIGVTPKLQKTWLYNYTTSIYNYDSSDWNSSRYRNDDTGFNVDAGIAADFGENWTVGVSGQNLISRDIDTKSIYITHGLTGETRDYKDTYQIRPLVTAGVAWHNDLVTLTADGDLTETKGFKSEDNSQYVGVGAEVRPLNWLAVRAGYRADVKANDSNVFTGGVGFAPFNRVHVDLMGLYGEDETWGAGAQLSMTF; encoded by the coding sequence GTGAATAAAAATTTTAACTTTTCGGTGGTGGCAGTCGCGGTTTCGTTCTTAGTGTCGCAACAGGCGAACGCGGCGAATACCTGGGCGGAAGCGCGCAACGACGCGATGGGCGGAACGGGCGTAGCTTCAGCACATTATGGTAGTGGTGTCCTCATCAACCCGGCTTTGCTGGCAAAAGCGAAGCCCGAGGACAGCATTACCGTCATCCTTCCCGCGGTTGGTGCGCAAATTACCGACAAGGATAATCTCCAGGATGAAATTGACGATATCAGTGACAAAATCGATTACTACGATGATGTTGTTGATAATCTGACCCCTGGTGACATTCTGCTTAACCCCGGCGGTGTTTTGAACCAGTTCCAGGGGGCGGCGCGCGATCTGGCCGACGAACTGGAATACCTGAAGGGTAAAACGGCACATGCCAACGCGGGGGCCGGACTTGCGGTCAGCATTCCCAACGATGTGTTATCCGTGGCGTTTGTTGCGAAAGGCTATGCGCACGGTCGCGTAAGCTCGTCCATTGATCAAGGGGATATCGATTATCTGCGCAGAATTGAAGGAAGCGATGCCTATGCGCTGGTTGAAGCGGGCCGGGCGGCGTTGCAGGGGTCGGATGAAATCACTAAACACCTGAATTCTACGGCCTCCGGGCGCGCGGCGATCGTTTCGGACTATGGTGTTGCAGTGGCGCGGCAGTTTGAGGTTGGCGATGTGCCGCTGTCGATTGGCGTGACGCCGAAGCTGCAAAAAACCTGGCTCTATAATTACACGACTTCCATCTATAACTACGACAGCAGTGACTGGAACAGTAGCCGCTATCGTAACGATGACACCGGTTTTAACGTAGACGCCGGGATTGCGGCGGATTTTGGCGAAAACTGGACGGTGGGCGTGAGTGGGCAAAACCTTATCTCGCGTGATATCGATACCAAATCGATTTACATCACCCACGGTTTAACCGGTGAAACGCGCGATTATAAAGATACTTATCAGATCCGCCCGCTGGTCACCGCAGGCGTCGCCTGGCATAACGACCTGGTAACGCTCACGGCAGATGGCGATTTAACGGAAACCAAAGGCTTTAAGAGCGAAGATAACTCCCAGTACGTCGGTGTCGGTGCCGAAGTTCGCCCGCTGAACTGGCTGGCGGTCCGCGCAGGTTACCGTGCTGACGTCAAGGCGAACGACAGCAACGTCTTTACCGGTGGTGTTGGGTTTGCGCCCTTCAACCGCGTCCATGTGGACCTGATGGGTCTGTACGGCGAAGACGAAACGTGGGGCGCAGGTGCGCAGCTCAGTATGACCTTCTGA
- the zur gene encoding zinc uptake transcriptional repressor Zur, which produces MEKPTTQELLAQAEKLCAQRNVRLTPQRLEVLRLMSLQEGAISAYDLLDLLRESEPQAKPPTVYRALDFLLEQGFVHKVESTNSYVMCYLFDQPTHTSAMFICDRCGGVKEECAEGVEDIMHTLAAKMGFALRHNVIEAHGLCSACVEVEACRHPGECQHDHSILVKKKSR; this is translated from the coding sequence ATGGAAAAGCCCACAACGCAAGAACTGTTAGCGCAAGCTGAAAAATTGTGCGCGCAACGCAATGTGCGACTGACTCCACAGCGCCTTGAAGTTTTACGCCTGATGAGCCTGCAGGAAGGCGCGATTAGCGCTTACGATCTGCTCGATCTTCTGCGTGAATCAGAGCCCCAGGCTAAGCCGCCAACGGTCTATCGCGCACTGGATTTTCTGCTTGAACAAGGTTTTGTGCATAAGGTGGAATCCACCAACAGCTATGTCATGTGCTATCTGTTCGATCAGCCAACCCATACCTCTGCGATGTTTATCTGTGACCGTTGCGGTGGGGTAAAGGAAGAGTGTGCGGAAGGGGTGGAAGATATCATGCATACGCTGGCCGCGAAGATGGGGTTCGCCCTTCGTCACAATGTGATTGAAGCGCATGGCCTCTGTTCTGCGTGTGTTGAAGTCGAAGCTTGCCGTCACCCTGGCGAGTGTCAGCACGATCATTCCATTCTGGTGAAAAAGAAATCTCGTTAA
- a CDS encoding CsbD family protein, with amino-acid sequence MNKDEAGGNWKQFKGKVKEQWGKLTDDDMTVIEGKRDQLVGKIQERYGYQKDQAEKEVGDWETRNDYRW; translated from the coding sequence ATGAATAAAGATGAAGCCGGTGGTAACTGGAAACAATTCAAAGGTAAAGTGAAAGAGCAATGGGGCAAACTGACCGATGATGATATGACGGTCATTGAAGGTAAACGTGACCAACTGGTAGGTAAAATCCAGGAACGCTACGGTTATCAGAAGGATCAGGCGGAAAAAGAGGTCGGTGACTGGGAAACCCGTAACGACTACCGCTGGTAA